A portion of the Haemorhous mexicanus isolate bHaeMex1 chromosome 3, bHaeMex1.pri, whole genome shotgun sequence genome contains these proteins:
- the PTP4A1 gene encoding protein tyrosine phosphatase type IVA 1, with product MARMNRPAPVEITYKNMRFLITHNPTNATLNKFIEELKKYGVTTVVRVCEATYDTAPVEKEGIQVLDWPFDDGAPPSNQIVDDWLNLLKVKFREEPGCCIAVHCVAGLGRAPVLVALALIECGMKYEDAVQFIRQKRRGAFNSKQLLYLEKYRPKMRLRFKDSNGHRNNCCIQ from the exons ATGGCCCGAATGAACCGCCCAGCTCCTGTGGAAATCACCTACAAGAACATGAGATTCCTGATCACACATAATCCAACCAATGCAACCTTAAACAAATTTATAGAG GAACTTAAGAAGTACGGTGTTACCACAGTGGTAAGAGTGTGTGAAGCTACTTATGACACTGCTCCGGTGGAAAAAGAAGGCATTCAGGTTTTG GACTGGCCCTTTGATGACGGTGCTCCACCATCCAACCAGATTGTTGATGATTGGCTAAACCTCCTTAAAGTTAAATTTCGTGAAGAACCTGGTTGTTGCATTGCTGTACACTGTGTTGCTGGTCTTGGAAG agcTCCAGTCTTAGTTGCTCTTGCACTGATAGAATGTGGAATGAAGTATGAAGATGCAGTGCAGTTCATAAGACA GAAGCGGCGTGGAGCTTTCAACAGCAAGCAACTTCTGTACTTGGAGAAATACCGCCCCAAGATGCGTCTGCGCTTTAAAGACTCCAACGGTCACCGAAATAATTGTTGTATTCAGTAA
- the LOC132325399 gene encoding uncharacterized LOC128125822 homolog produces the protein MIRLQSSMSNHIPQFCGVLGHTFMEFLKGSGDYCQAQHDLYADK, from the exons ATGATCAGGCTACAGTCTTCAATGAGTAACCATATTCCT CAGTTCTGTGGTGTTCTTGGTCACACATTTATGGAGTTTCTGAAGGGCAGTGGAGACTACTGCCAGGCACAGCACGACCTCTATGCAGACAAGTGA